Proteins from a genomic interval of Sander vitreus isolate 19-12246 chromosome 6, sanVit1, whole genome shotgun sequence:
- the yrdc gene encoding threonylcarbamoyl-AMP synthase: protein MKSVCNIAVELIKSRRAHSSATARRLGEEMCKELKTKVLHLWPATSNVPSVHQEGHTDVAEILSCTVKALKEGHVVGVPTDTIYGLACLAQNSEAVRKTYDIKGRNGHKPLAICVGEIQDIYKYCKVKVKEALLGDLLPGPVTLVLERSELLNTELNPFTSLVGVRIPDHAFMRRLCQMCAEPLALTSANISSCTSTVAVNEFQELWPELALVVDGGPIGDHSRLGSTVVDLSVLGKYRIIRPGCALSSTVNVLEHKYGLSEDSGQE from the exons ATGAAGTCCGTCTGTAACATCGCTGTTGAATTAATCAAATCCAGAAGAGCTCACAGTTCAGCGACAGCTCGTCGACTCGGAGAAGAGATGTGTAAAGAGCTCAAGACCAAAGTGCTGCATTTGTGGCCGGCGACCTCCAATGTACCGTCTGTTCATCAGGAGGGCCACAcag ATGTTGCTGAAATCCTGAGTTGCACGGTGAAGGCTCTTAAGGAGGGTCATGTGGTCGGTGTGCCCACAGACACCATCTATGGCCTGGCATGTCTGGCCCAGAACTCTGAAGCTGTCAGAAAAACCTATGACATCAAAGGACGAAATGGACATAAACCACTGGCCATCTGTGTAGGGGAAATCCAGGATATCTATAA GTACTGCAAGGTGAAGGTGAAGGAAGCGCTGTTAGGTGACCTGCTGCCTGGTCCTGTCACTCTGGTGTTGGAAAGATCTGAACTACTGAACACAGAGCTCAACCCCTTTACTTCA CTTGTCGGCGTACGTATCCCAGACCATGCCTTTATGAGACGCCTTTGCCAGATGTGTGCTGAACCACTCGCCCTTACCAGCGCCAACATCAGCTCATGCACAAGCACTGTGGCCGTTAAT GAGTTTCAGGAGCTCTGGCCCGAACTAGCACTGGTGGTGGATGGCGGACCAATAGGAGACCACAGCCGCCTCGGATCAACCGTGGTCGACCTATCAGTACTTGGGAAATACCGCATCATCAGACCCGGCTG TGCTCTTTCTTCTACGGTTAATGTGCTGGAGCACAAATATGGACTGTCAGAGGACTCGGGGCAAGAATGA